A single region of the Acidithiobacillus acidisediminis genome encodes:
- a CDS encoding putative bifunctional diguanylate cyclase/phosphodiesterase yields the protein MAMLKEGMGTNGLPEELRWLHDDLALSVRAQRSLRRLGIEASAHFPRITTTITKRFASLCTEATHRAADCPYTAEWFRRLFSGTYEQAFWEEQLLIGERLATASVPDQVLPQVFMTLRTLLLAQKEDAILPGRGLSSWSNLLRVLDACQYVQHFGLERERRHTVLRQLRGLLQLVDFESFFSTSAQLACGIAKADGAGLILREEGMLRYRFFHGLSARYQDLGQWEFPETEGVSGAALARGEPVYVPDYPGSPWAMQEFVTAGLRASLAIPLPGMADEPMPGVLVISWFQQPAPQRIPEANWDHLRLLADLLGANLYRERLEHRMEGLATQDLLTGLPNRRIVQERLRAAMSRSDRHQRLAALFFLDLDGFKPINDQLGHHCGDDVLCTIASQLCAIVRAEGCVIRYAGDEFLVILEDIANVEEVECIASRLLQAAQCSVADEQTRLQVSASMGAVIYPFSDGSAEELIRQADLAMYAAKDAGGNTWKLFGRDLVETQPQEESLYQELILAQERKEFELLWQPIINLSDHTISGVEALLHWRHPERGLLGPGEILAPLERSRMILEVGHWVLKTALAQAASWQIQGNLLDIHINLSAVQLEDADFVSVLQQALAEHPSVDCRHIWLEVAERVALRDIPATASVIRAARRLGVHFTLQDYNSGIAALQYLTGLACDGIKLDRDMMRGMAEPSPACQHVRAVMDVASDLSLQVVAEGVEDEEMANTLRDLGVHKAQGHWFSPPVSAAELQMVLVERKVTC from the coding sequence ATGGCGATGCTGAAGGAAGGGATGGGGACAAATGGTCTTCCTGAGGAGCTGCGTTGGTTGCATGACGACCTGGCACTCTCCGTTCGTGCCCAGCGCAGTTTACGTCGACTGGGAATAGAGGCATCTGCACATTTTCCTCGCATAACGACAACCATTACCAAGCGTTTTGCCTCCTTGTGTACGGAGGCAACGCATCGAGCTGCAGATTGTCCCTATACTGCCGAGTGGTTCAGACGCCTTTTCTCTGGCACTTATGAACAAGCATTTTGGGAAGAGCAGCTACTGATTGGCGAGCGCTTGGCTACCGCCAGTGTTCCGGACCAGGTTCTCCCGCAAGTATTCATGACATTGCGCACTTTGCTGCTCGCACAAAAAGAGGACGCAATTTTGCCAGGGAGAGGCTTGAGCTCTTGGTCGAATCTCTTGCGAGTGCTGGACGCCTGTCAGTATGTGCAACACTTTGGTCTAGAGCGAGAGCGGCGCCACACGGTATTGCGGCAACTGCGTGGATTGCTCCAGCTAGTTGACTTTGAATCTTTTTTTTCGACATCCGCACAGCTGGCCTGCGGGATTGCCAAAGCTGACGGCGCGGGGTTGATTCTACGGGAAGAAGGAATGCTCCGTTACCGGTTCTTTCATGGTTTGTCTGCGCGTTATCAGGATCTCGGCCAGTGGGAGTTTCCTGAAACGGAAGGGGTATCCGGCGCGGCACTTGCACGCGGTGAACCAGTCTATGTTCCAGATTATCCAGGTAGCCCGTGGGCGATGCAGGAATTCGTTACAGCAGGGCTCCGGGCAAGCCTGGCGATTCCATTGCCCGGCATGGCAGACGAACCGATGCCAGGTGTTTTGGTAATCTCCTGGTTTCAGCAGCCTGCGCCGCAGCGGATTCCGGAAGCCAACTGGGATCATTTACGCCTTCTCGCCGATCTGTTGGGTGCGAACCTGTACCGGGAACGTCTGGAGCATCGGATGGAAGGTCTGGCCACGCAAGATCTGCTGACAGGCCTGCCGAATCGGCGGATCGTACAGGAGCGGTTACGTGCCGCCATGTCTCGTTCTGATCGGCACCAACGACTGGCCGCCTTGTTTTTTCTTGATCTGGACGGATTCAAGCCCATCAATGACCAGCTAGGACATCACTGCGGGGATGATGTGCTTTGCACCATTGCGAGTCAGTTATGCGCCATTGTTCGCGCAGAGGGTTGCGTGATTCGCTACGCAGGCGATGAATTTTTGGTCATTCTGGAAGATATTGCCAATGTTGAGGAAGTGGAGTGTATTGCCTCGCGGCTTCTGCAGGCTGCGCAGTGCTCCGTAGCAGATGAGCAAACCCGGCTACAAGTCAGTGCCAGTATGGGTGCGGTTATTTACCCTTTTTCCGATGGGAGTGCCGAGGAGTTGATTCGTCAGGCGGATCTCGCCATGTATGCCGCTAAGGATGCAGGGGGAAATACCTGGAAACTGTTTGGAAGAGATCTCGTGGAGACGCAACCGCAAGAAGAATCTCTGTACCAAGAGTTGATCTTGGCACAGGAGCGAAAGGAGTTTGAGTTGCTATGGCAGCCGATTATCAACCTGTCAGACCATACGATATCTGGTGTCGAGGCATTGTTGCATTGGCGACACCCGGAACGCGGGCTGTTGGGCCCAGGCGAAATTTTGGCGCCGTTGGAGCGGTCACGGATGATTCTGGAGGTTGGGCATTGGGTGCTGAAAACTGCCCTGGCGCAAGCGGCATCTTGGCAAATCCAGGGAAACCTCCTGGATATCCACATCAACCTGTCTGCGGTGCAGCTGGAGGATGCTGATTTTGTCAGCGTTTTGCAGCAAGCCTTGGCAGAGCATCCATCAGTGGACTGCAGACATATTTGGCTGGAGGTCGCTGAACGGGTCGCGCTACGGGATATACCGGCTACGGCCTCCGTGATTCGCGCCGCCCGCCGTTTGGGCGTTCATTTCACGCTGCAGGATTACAACAGTGGCATCGCCGCTTTGCAATATTTGACGGGGTTGGCCTGCGATGGGATCAAGCTGGATCGGGACATGATGCGTGGAATGGCAGAACCTTCCCCGGCGTGTCAGCATGTTCGCGCTGTGATGGATGTGGCGAGTGACTTGTCGCTGCAAGTGGTGGCGGAAGGAGTAGAGGATGAGGAAATGGCCAATACGCTGAGAGACCTTGGGGTGCACAAGGCACAAGGGCACTGGTTTTCTCCGCCGGTATCTGCGGCAGAGCTCCAGATGGTGTTGGTGGAGAGGAAAGTAACGTGTTGA
- a CDS encoding PilZ domain-containing protein has translation MPLSEDDTELALLLPSRGNLPLVEFLPLAFLSGSHEFLLPNPEDLGVAEGQSAIFYTPDSGDNGTLCHFLRWEGREFLLEPAGPSLGEETQLRKPLIFLLARPRILGFFADWKYSGEGLHHFELPTRVLARNARKQRRVPIEGNILMRAKNGRTLYGKLHDFSPGGASMFLDQDILEPGEMVLVEFEIPECGICETVATIARRERITHPIYPYLYGIYFQLTEAQQRKAEHLYLCKKAEQIKKVVNSARDRFSGKTF, from the coding sequence TTGCCTCTCAGTGAAGACGATACGGAGTTGGCTTTACTGCTTCCTAGCCGGGGAAACTTACCCTTGGTCGAGTTCCTGCCGCTCGCATTCTTATCAGGGTCCCACGAGTTCTTATTGCCGAACCCGGAAGACCTGGGGGTAGCAGAAGGGCAAAGTGCCATTTTTTACACCCCGGATTCGGGAGACAATGGTACCCTATGTCATTTTCTGCGCTGGGAAGGGCGCGAGTTTCTACTAGAACCGGCGGGTCCCTCCCTTGGTGAAGAGACGCAGCTACGGAAGCCGCTCATCTTTCTGCTGGCACGGCCACGGATTTTGGGGTTCTTCGCAGACTGGAAGTATTCTGGTGAAGGTCTGCACCATTTTGAACTGCCCACCCGTGTGCTTGCCAGAAACGCTCGTAAGCAGCGGCGGGTGCCGATCGAAGGGAACATCCTGATGCGAGCCAAGAATGGCAGGACGCTCTATGGCAAGCTGCACGACTTCAGCCCTGGGGGGGCTTCGATGTTCCTGGATCAGGACATCCTGGAGCCTGGAGAGATGGTATTGGTGGAGTTCGAGATTCCGGAGTGTGGGATCTGTGAAACGGTTGCTACCATAGCACGCCGGGAGCGCATCACCCACCCGATCTACCCGTATTTGTATGGTATTTACTTTCAGCTGACTGAGGCTCAGCAGCGGAAGGCAGAACACCTGTACCTATGCAAAAAGGCCGAACAGATCAAAAAAGTGGTGAACTCTGCTCGGGATCGCTTTTCTGGCAAAACCTTCTAA
- a CDS encoding TnsD family Tn7-like transposition protein produces MLTYLPALHPEELLYSLLARTCRHSGWQSPKLALEEFFGHRSVRAGVFLQTELNCLADRLPARRQLTSKRLAHKTTLLPYLTAFSTPDVRDWALSVLMGENGDADTLYIRLGLVASSVNLTTTLRYCPAYRTEMLEKYGELYWRRDHQLPGVLVCPTHAVPLVDSRVILSHTGQHEFIAADENNCPANPNLPTWSDRANVAARLLEIAKASVALLIAPPNPLPLHSWGREYRTALRARGFGRGNSHIDQSALLHSYYARFGAVIDVLPEAIPDGWLEAITRKHRHAFAPLRHILIRLLIDSRPLVPELRPFGDGPWPCCNPLAEHYGHLMIAECQLHAEKRKIIGVFRCTCGYAFSRAAHPDSRPRILNFGPLFESRLRELVISGTSLRGTAKALHVDTRTVLRYVARLELTTPWKVLPKQVTLPPPDRMTMRERWNRAYCAERSLTRKELRKRMPAVYMWLYRYDREWLGSQPPLPRSLRNNRARINWAHVDAQTAEFLRGEADKLLAHLPPVRVTRAALERALDRRGWLGKRLHKLPLCASILDEVTENEVAFQCRRIAWADAELCRQGLPVQAWRLRRLAGLPEQCAKVVETALFAAQNRGER; encoded by the coding sequence ATGTTGACGTACCTGCCCGCGCTGCATCCGGAGGAGCTGCTATATAGCCTATTGGCACGAACATGCCGCCACAGCGGATGGCAAAGCCCGAAGCTTGCTCTGGAGGAGTTTTTTGGGCACCGGAGTGTTCGTGCAGGAGTGTTTCTGCAGACGGAATTGAACTGTCTCGCTGATCGATTACCGGCTCGGCGCCAATTGACTTCAAAACGGTTGGCGCACAAAACCACCTTGCTGCCCTATCTCACAGCTTTTTCGACGCCTGATGTCCGTGACTGGGCGCTAAGTGTTCTGATGGGTGAAAACGGGGATGCCGATACCCTGTATATCAGATTGGGGCTTGTCGCTAGTTCCGTGAACCTTACTACCACGCTGCGGTATTGTCCGGCTTACCGCACGGAGATGCTGGAGAAGTACGGCGAACTCTACTGGCGGCGCGACCATCAACTTCCTGGCGTACTGGTTTGCCCAACTCATGCCGTGCCACTCGTCGATAGCCGGGTGATTCTCTCGCATACTGGTCAACATGAATTCATCGCTGCCGATGAGAACAATTGCCCAGCCAATCCAAATCTGCCAACTTGGTCAGATCGCGCAAACGTTGCTGCACGGCTACTCGAGATCGCCAAGGCCAGCGTCGCTCTTTTGATCGCACCACCAAATCCGCTTCCACTGCACAGCTGGGGTCGGGAATACCGGACCGCGTTGCGGGCGCGGGGGTTCGGTCGCGGTAACTCCCATATCGATCAATCCGCTCTGCTGCATTCCTACTATGCCCGCTTTGGGGCGGTCATCGATGTCTTACCGGAAGCCATACCCGACGGGTGGCTGGAAGCCATCACACGCAAACACCGTCACGCTTTTGCCCCACTACGCCATATTCTGATTCGTCTGCTGATCGATTCTCGGCCCTTGGTGCCGGAGCTTCGCCCATTCGGCGACGGACCTTGGCCCTGTTGCAATCCGCTCGCCGAGCATTACGGGCACCTAATGATCGCCGAATGCCAACTCCATGCGGAAAAAAGGAAAATCATTGGAGTGTTCCGTTGCACCTGTGGCTACGCGTTCAGCAGAGCGGCACATCCCGATAGTCGTCCCAGAATCCTGAACTTTGGCCCTCTGTTCGAGAGCCGACTGCGCGAACTAGTTATTTCCGGGACCAGTTTGCGCGGTACTGCCAAGGCCTTGCATGTCGACACCAGGACAGTGTTGCGTTACGTCGCTCGACTGGAGTTGACGACCCCTTGGAAGGTCTTGCCAAAGCAAGTCACATTGCCGCCTCCCGACCGCATGACCATGCGTGAACGATGGAATCGAGCGTATTGTGCAGAGCGGAGCCTTACCCGAAAGGAACTGCGTAAGCGGATGCCTGCAGTGTATATGTGGCTCTACCGCTATGACCGGGAGTGGCTGGGGTCCCAGCCACCTTTGCCCAGGTCCTTGAGAAACAACAGAGCGCGCATCAACTGGGCACATGTAGACGCCCAAACTGCAGAGTTTTTGCGAGGCGAAGCAGATAAATTGTTGGCTCATCTCCCTCCGGTTCGGGTTACCCGTGCCGCATTGGAGCGCGCTCTGGATCGACGAGGTTGGCTGGGGAAGCGGCTACACAAATTGCCGCTGTGCGCGTCAATCCTGGACGAGGTGACGGAAAATGAGGTTGCGTTCCAATGTCGGCGCATTGCTTGGGCCGATGCAGAATTGTGCCGGCAGGGATTGCCTGTCCAAGCCTGGCGGCTACGCCGATTGGCCGGCCTGCCGGAACAGTGTGCAAAGGTAGTGGAGACAGCTCTCTTCGCTGCCCAGAACCGAGGGGAGAGATGA
- a CDS encoding ATP-binding protein yields the protein MQDGHERILARDLSAGRHYVGGTAEGFALIGASGAGKSTAINRILSYYPQVVTHDEPFSLQQVVWLKLDCPHQGSPKQLCMHFFQELDLALGTRTFAQFGKTRNPVDLMMAQMAQLANRHALGVLIIDEIQHLTLAKGVGRDALLNFLVTLINTIGIPVIMIGTMGALSLFQDDFRQARRANGLGCAVWERLRPESAWDHFVDVLWKYQWTRQETPLTDEIRYVLYEESQGVIDVLIKLFMLAQLQVMEQSAFRNTPEVMDARLFRETSARHLKIIEPMMRALKTNNQREISKYDDLRPLDSHVSQVFQNVMPQMETISLSMPGLDSGKGGESGDVDPLIGVLVQAGLATDLATPMAAKVRALHPDASMLELIGFVSVLLQDPGNAVPRKGKRPSGKQVPRKPLAVSRISDMVRKGQEVGRNAEESLIAAGLIRRPQFGPC from the coding sequence TTGCAAGATGGCCATGAGCGCATCCTCGCCCGCGATCTCAGTGCGGGACGTCATTATGTTGGAGGAACTGCGGAAGGGTTTGCGCTCATTGGAGCCTCAGGGGCGGGTAAAAGCACTGCGATCAATCGGATTTTGAGCTACTACCCGCAGGTTGTTACGCATGACGAACCCTTTAGCCTTCAGCAGGTGGTTTGGCTCAAGCTCGACTGTCCTCACCAGGGCTCACCGAAGCAGCTCTGCATGCATTTTTTCCAGGAGCTTGATTTGGCCCTGGGCACACGAACGTTTGCCCAGTTTGGCAAAACGCGCAATCCAGTGGACTTGATGATGGCCCAGATGGCGCAACTCGCAAATCGCCATGCACTTGGCGTGCTCATCATTGACGAGATACAACATCTGACCTTGGCCAAGGGAGTGGGGCGGGATGCTTTACTGAACTTCTTGGTGACCCTCATCAATACCATCGGTATTCCGGTAATTATGATTGGGACGATGGGGGCCCTGTCCCTCTTCCAGGATGACTTTCGGCAAGCCCGTCGCGCCAATGGCCTCGGGTGCGCGGTCTGGGAGCGCCTGCGGCCAGAGTCAGCATGGGACCACTTCGTCGACGTCTTGTGGAAATACCAATGGACGCGGCAAGAAACGCCGCTTACAGACGAGATCCGCTATGTTTTATACGAGGAAAGTCAGGGGGTCATTGACGTACTGATCAAGCTGTTTATGTTGGCGCAACTTCAGGTGATGGAGCAGAGCGCTTTCCGCAACACACCCGAGGTGATGGATGCGCGACTGTTCCGCGAGACATCTGCGAGGCACCTCAAGATCATCGAACCAATGATGAGAGCGCTCAAGACCAATAATCAGCGGGAGATTAGCAAGTATGACGATTTGCGACCCTTGGATAGCCACGTTTCACAGGTTTTCCAGAATGTTATGCCGCAAATGGAGACCATTTCGCTATCCATGCCGGGCTTGGATTCTGGAAAGGGCGGGGAATCGGGCGATGTCGACCCGCTGATCGGTGTTTTGGTGCAGGCCGGGTTGGCAACAGACCTTGCCACACCGATGGCCGCCAAGGTTCGAGCCCTGCACCCTGATGCTTCGATGCTGGAACTTATCGGCTTCGTCTCTGTTTTGTTACAAGATCCGGGGAATGCGGTGCCAAGGAAGGGTAAACGCCCATCAGGAAAGCAAGTACCACGCAAACCTTTAGCAGTATCCAGGATCTCGGACATGGTGCGAAAGGGCCAGGAGGTTGGGCGAAATGCCGAAGAATCGCTGATAGCTGCCGGGCTGATCCGCCGCCCACAATTCGGTCCATGCTGA
- a CDS encoding transposase family protein: protein MSFLALNQLLEFSEDGHTERVLWIDAGDPGYVCIDIHAEHSNPLYRRHADVIRLLDEGAVQLGKEDPLLINKNEGRLSAAQRAKRDQNFARIAPVLQRQPEIFDLRKRGKILAEFSSTHGESHHSLLRLLRRYWQRGMTPNALLPDYANSGARGRERAATGKRRGRPPKNDGNSVNVTPETRAIFKAAVIRFYAMHPVFELTECYHAMLRASFSDSVVDPGTGQQEWVLRSGAPSWWQFRYWYQKDNDIFALKRRRASSRVYDKDMRALTSTATGEAVGPGSRYLIDATIADIYLVSRYFPDKIVGRPVVYVVIDVFSRMIAGLHVGFEGPSWVGAMQALGNAVLDKTDYCAQFGVAIDTADWPCQGMPEAILGDRGEMVGEMIETLIQTFAVRIENSAPYRADWKGVVEQQFRLLPARFKAYTPGYIQTDYRERGGNDYRLDAKLNIDQFTKILIYCVKYYNTQHRVKEYPLAPEIIHDAIPAVPIELWNWGISHRSGRLRRYPDEIVRLSLLPHADAMVTARGIRLFGLYYSCSFAMQEHWFERARQIRNWRVRVSYDPRCMDAIWLQGKSGQPQFIACTLMEQSREHACKTLWEIDQLRQASKEVAHSHQRSETTGRINLVDQIQRVVADAKARLPLVSDRSDRQRTKDIRGNRRAELAALRHKDATRTTSMKTDVPAEVVSFPGAPPTKDYSLPDITEMLQKFREAEQEEE from the coding sequence ATGAGCTTTCTTGCCCTCAACCAACTGTTGGAATTCTCCGAGGACGGGCACACCGAGCGGGTATTGTGGATCGACGCGGGCGACCCGGGCTATGTTTGCATAGACATTCATGCTGAGCACTCCAACCCGCTGTACCGACGTCACGCCGATGTGATTCGCCTGCTGGATGAGGGTGCTGTCCAACTAGGCAAAGAAGATCCCTTGCTCATCAACAAGAATGAAGGCCGGCTCTCTGCTGCACAACGGGCTAAGCGCGACCAAAACTTTGCTCGGATCGCTCCGGTTCTGCAGCGACAGCCGGAGATCTTTGATCTCCGCAAGCGCGGCAAAATCCTTGCTGAATTTTCTTCCACTCATGGGGAAAGTCATCACAGCCTGTTGCGGTTGTTGCGTCGTTACTGGCAGCGCGGCATGACACCGAACGCTCTGCTGCCCGATTACGCCAATTCCGGCGCACGTGGCCGGGAACGCGCTGCCACTGGCAAGCGTCGTGGACGACCACCGAAGAACGACGGGAACTCCGTCAATGTCACGCCGGAAACGCGCGCGATTTTCAAGGCGGCCGTCATCCGATTTTATGCCATGCATCCGGTTTTTGAGCTTACGGAGTGTTACCACGCGATGCTGCGTGCCTCTTTTTCGGATTCGGTGGTAGACCCCGGCACCGGCCAGCAGGAATGGGTTTTGCGCTCGGGCGCGCCAAGCTGGTGGCAGTTTCGTTACTGGTATCAGAAAGATAACGACATTTTTGCGCTCAAACGTCGTCGGGCATCTTCACGCGTCTATGACAAGGACATGCGCGCTCTGACCAGCACGGCAACGGGGGAGGCTGTTGGCCCGGGCTCGCGTTACCTCATCGACGCGACGATTGCGGATATTTATCTCGTCTCCCGCTATTTTCCCGACAAAATCGTCGGTCGACCCGTGGTGTATGTGGTCATAGACGTATTCAGTCGAATGATCGCCGGGTTACACGTGGGATTCGAGGGGCCGAGCTGGGTCGGCGCCATGCAGGCGTTAGGCAACGCCGTGCTCGATAAAACGGACTACTGCGCCCAATTTGGTGTTGCTATCGACACTGCGGACTGGCCGTGCCAAGGCATGCCGGAGGCAATTCTGGGCGACCGCGGAGAAATGGTTGGCGAGATGATCGAAACGCTGATTCAGACTTTCGCCGTCCGAATAGAGAATTCAGCTCCATACCGTGCCGACTGGAAGGGGGTTGTAGAACAACAGTTTCGCCTGCTGCCTGCGAGATTCAAGGCCTATACGCCTGGGTATATTCAGACAGACTATCGGGAGCGTGGGGGTAACGACTACCGCTTGGACGCGAAACTAAATATTGATCAGTTTACCAAGATCCTGATTTATTGTGTAAAGTACTATAATACCCAGCATCGGGTCAAGGAGTACCCGCTTGCTCCAGAGATAATTCATGATGCAATTCCAGCTGTTCCGATCGAGCTATGGAATTGGGGGATTTCGCACCGTAGCGGTCGGCTTCGTCGCTACCCGGATGAGATCGTGCGCCTTAGCCTGTTACCACATGCGGACGCGATGGTAACCGCCAGAGGTATCCGTTTATTCGGGCTGTATTACTCCTGTTCGTTTGCCATGCAAGAGCATTGGTTTGAACGTGCGCGCCAAATTCGAAATTGGCGGGTCCGTGTTTCTTATGATCCGCGTTGTATGGATGCTATATGGTTGCAGGGGAAGTCTGGGCAACCGCAGTTCATCGCTTGTACCCTTATGGAGCAAAGCCGCGAGCATGCATGCAAGACTCTATGGGAGATCGACCAATTACGGCAGGCATCGAAGGAGGTTGCTCATAGCCACCAGCGTAGCGAAACAACTGGACGTATCAATCTGGTCGATCAAATTCAACGGGTCGTTGCCGATGCCAAAGCACGGCTTCCCCTGGTTTCTGATCGGTCTGATCGCCAAAGAACCAAGGACATCCGTGGTAACCGTCGCGCGGAACTGGCTGCCTTACGTCATAAGGACGCAACGCGCACGACAAGTATGAAGACGGACGTCCCTGCCGAGGTTGTTTCTTTCCCTGGCGCTCCACCCACAAAGGACTACAGCCTGCCGGATATCACGGAGATGCTGCAGAAATTTCGCGAAGCCGAGCAGGAAGAGGAGTAA
- a CDS encoding TnsA endonuclease N-terminal domain-containing protein, whose translation MARRRYTIDEQRIALFEQEGRGRGVGADYKPWLAIQDVPSTGRSTRLRGIHTGRIHHLLSDIERSLFYCLDWEDSVADIREQFPLDRSATSQIAEACNIPHPRFPGMVTPMVMTTDFVVDACAGGKLVQTAYAVKSAKDLDQPRTLEKLEIERHYWERKEIEWSIVTPAVLPTQLIRNIEWVHNFYRLEGLVEPHPGFYQDAGRRMRAQVSASPWLSLRQFCGDMEVRLGLGSEEGLMLFRHLLATKSVLCDMESVVLSDPLITMASFRTLPGGRQENRA comes from the coding sequence GTGGCCCGACGCCGTTACACTATCGACGAACAGCGGATTGCCCTGTTTGAGCAAGAGGGACGGGGCAGAGGTGTCGGCGCGGACTACAAACCCTGGTTGGCGATTCAGGACGTGCCGTCAACGGGGCGGAGTACCCGCCTCCGAGGGATTCATACCGGGCGCATACACCATTTGCTCTCTGACATTGAACGAAGCCTCTTCTACTGCTTGGATTGGGAAGATTCGGTCGCTGATATTCGGGAACAGTTCCCCTTGGACCGATCCGCGACCTCCCAGATTGCCGAAGCCTGCAATATTCCGCACCCCCGCTTCCCGGGTATGGTGACACCGATGGTTATGACCACGGACTTTGTGGTCGATGCCTGCGCCGGCGGCAAATTGGTGCAAACGGCCTATGCCGTAAAATCCGCCAAGGATCTCGACCAGCCCAGAACACTGGAAAAGTTGGAAATAGAAAGGCACTACTGGGAAAGAAAGGAAATTGAGTGGAGCATCGTCACCCCGGCCGTTCTTCCGACCCAACTGATCCGTAATATTGAGTGGGTTCACAATTTCTACCGCCTGGAGGGCCTTGTCGAACCGCACCCGGGCTTCTACCAAGACGCTGGACGCCGAATGCGGGCACAAGTCAGCGCCTCCCCCTGGTTGTCGCTGCGACAATTTTGTGGGGACATGGAAGTCCGCTTGGGTCTGGGCAGCGAAGAGGGTTTGATGCTGTTCCGACACCTTCTGGCGACCAAGTCGGTTCTTTGCGATATGGAGTCAGTGGTGCTGAGCGACCCGCTGATCACCATGGCGTCCTTCCGCACGCTGCCTGGCGGACGCCAGGAGAACCGGGCATGA
- a CDS encoding single-stranded DNA-binding protein, producing MAGVNRVIILGHLGRDPEMRYMPDGKAVANLAIATSETYKDKDGNKVENTEWHRVALFGRIAEVAGEYLKKGSMAYIEGKLQTRKWTDKEGQDRYTTEIIGDRLQLVGGRSGGTGGEHDGAGASAGSAPSAAPARSGGGGGHAAPMDFDDEIPFVVPFDVPSRPRVKF from the coding sequence ATGGCAGGTGTAAATCGTGTAATCATTTTGGGCCACTTGGGGCGGGACCCCGAGATGCGGTATATGCCCGACGGTAAGGCAGTTGCCAATCTGGCAATTGCAACGTCGGAAACCTACAAGGATAAAGATGGAAACAAGGTAGAAAATACCGAGTGGCATCGAGTCGCGCTCTTCGGGCGCATCGCCGAGGTTGCTGGCGAGTACCTGAAAAAGGGAAGTATGGCCTACATCGAAGGGAAGCTGCAGACGCGCAAGTGGACCGATAAGGAAGGCCAGGATCGCTACACGACCGAGATCATCGGCGATCGTTTGCAGCTGGTTGGCGGACGCAGTGGTGGAACTGGCGGTGAGCATGATGGTGCGGGCGCATCGGCTGGTTCTGCTCCATCTGCCGCGCCTGCCCGTTCCGGTGGCGGTGGTGGTCATGCCGCTCCCATGGATTTCGACGACGAGATCCCGTTCGTGGTGCCTTTTGATGTACCATCTCGCCCTCGCGTGAAGTTCTAG
- a CDS encoding TraR/DksA C4-type zinc finger protein, producing MLQGDEGDIASHFEEAEREAAIARLRIAVDVEEPDEDEHGRYCLDCGDTIPPARVEAVHAVRCVECAGRREKAGRNVPGSDIRRYLTE from the coding sequence TTGTTACAGGGGGATGAGGGAGACATCGCTTCCCATTTTGAGGAAGCGGAACGGGAAGCGGCAATCGCACGGTTGCGTATTGCTGTGGATGTGGAAGAACCAGATGAAGATGAGCATGGCCGGTACTGCCTGGATTGTGGAGACACGATCCCTCCCGCGCGCGTAGAAGCTGTCCATGCGGTTCGTTGTGTGGAGTGCGCTGGGCGTCGGGAAAAGGCAGGGCGCAATGTTCCTGGCTCGGATATCCGCCGATACCTGACGGAATAG